The proteins below come from a single Oryzomicrobium terrae genomic window:
- a CDS encoding ExeA family protein, whose protein sequence is MSAMSASLPELDAVYQALGFHRAPFRITPDTDLFFPHSQYLTALSHLRYGLMTGGFTLLTGEVGLGKTLVCRYFMRQLAGEQVRTAYVFNPAQSYGDLLAGIYRDLTGEQAPVTSEGELHDLMYATLVRFAEQQIRVALIVDEAHGMTPRLLEGLRLLSNLETEQRKLISLMLFGQTELESMLGTSEMRALRQRISIWHRLKPFGWLETGEYVRHRMNTARSTGVFQFSRTALLAVHWYARGVPRRINQICDRAVLLAFARGSHEVTRAMVRTAAREVTGFGR, encoded by the coding sequence ATGTCCGCCATGTCTGCTTCCCTGCCCGAGCTGGATGCGGTGTACCAGGCCCTGGGGTTTCATCGGGCCCCGTTCCGCATCACGCCGGATACGGACCTGTTCTTTCCCCACAGCCAGTACCTGACAGCCCTTAGCCACTTGCGCTATGGCTTGATGACCGGCGGCTTCACCCTGCTTACCGGTGAAGTTGGGCTGGGCAAGACCCTGGTGTGCCGTTATTTCATGCGCCAACTGGCCGGGGAGCAGGTCCGCACTGCCTATGTGTTCAACCCGGCGCAGAGTTACGGCGATCTTCTCGCCGGCATCTATCGGGATCTGACCGGAGAACAAGCGCCGGTAACTTCGGAAGGCGAGTTGCACGACCTGATGTATGCCACCCTGGTGCGCTTCGCCGAGCAGCAGATCCGGGTGGCCTTGATCGTCGACGAGGCGCATGGCATGACGCCCCGCCTGCTGGAAGGCTTGCGCCTGCTCTCCAACCTGGAAACCGAGCAGCGCAAGCTGATCTCCTTGATGCTGTTCGGTCAAACCGAGTTGGAAAGCATGCTTGGCACTTCGGAAATGCGCGCTCTGCGCCAACGTATCAGCATCTGGCATCGGCTCAAGCCGTTCGGTTGGCTGGAGACCGGGGAGTACGTACGGCATCGCATGAACACGGCCCGCTCTACCGGCGTATTCCAATTTTCGCGCACGGCCCTGCTGGCCGTGCACTGGTATGCCCGGGGAGTGCCCCGGCGCATCAACCAGATCTGTGATCGGGCGGTGCTGTTGGCCTTTGCCCGGGGCTCCCACGAGGTCACCCGGGCCATGGTGCGCACCGCCGCCCGTGAAGTCACCGGCTTCGGCCGCTGA